GTAAAGtgcaagggaaagaaagagaaatccGACTGAACTAGACGTAAAAAGAGCAATGTTGTgaatatttatttagtaaCTATatgattttcttttgcttttgtgGTGCAGAAAGTATTGCGCTTGAATGAGGCTCTTCCCACTTTGGCGCTATAAATGCGGCTCGCCCCGCGCCGTCTTATTTGGCTTCGATCTTCTCAATGTCATCACGAACTACAACAGCGCGTGGCTCAGCTTGCAAAGATTGATCTGATATACAGGGCAATTTCCATCTTTCACTATCCatctatatatacacacatGTATTGAACTCTGATATTTGCCTCTCTGCAGTGTTTTTTCCTGAATCAGTGAGCGAGGCATATCGGAAGCACATCCATTAATACTCCAAGTACTAATTAATATTAGGCTGGAAGCCGtccaagatgaagacggccCAGGATTTCCCGCACCTCAAGCTTTGCGATCCGTGCTCCCGGCTCTTCACCGACTACCGGGATGAAGCCAGGTCTGATCCCAACAGCACACGCTATCACATGTGGTACGAGCGTAGCGGATATCAGTATTGCCGGACTCGGCGTGAGCTCGAGCATGCCGCTGTCTCTGGCTGCGTCTTTTGCAAGGCCGTTGCTTCTCGTGATCGCAAGTATCagcagcatgaagaagattcaGTCAGCTCAGACAATTCAGAGGATAGGACGGAGCGCTTCTTAAATGAACAGCGCCCAGTTTGGTATCCATCACTTGACGAAGAGCTAGAGCTGAGCATCCGCTACAACTGGGTCGACAACGTTTTGTACATCTGGAGCCGGAGCGGGATTGAATGGAGCGGAGGCGACCTGGCATGGAGCATGTACGCCACCCCGAGTAAGTGGAGGCCAATATCCTGGCTGCAGCGAGTTCATATTTATTCAAGTCTCCTTAGATGATCCAGCGGCCTCCGTCGTCCATTCACAAGCGCTGCTTCAAGACCTTGGATCTCCCGAGAGCTTTGACGAGGCACGCGGATGGATGGACGAGTGTCTCACCAACCATCACGACTGTCCAGCACATACACCGGCCGATCTGCCCACAAGACTCATTGAGGTGTCTCGTCTGGGCGAACCCGAGTCTGCACGTCTACGTGAAACCAGCGGGCAGAAAGGACACTACTGCGCCCTTAGTTACTGCTGGGGAGGAGATCAAGCCCTCAAAACACTTCGTGAACGGTATGACAGATACCAAAAGGAACTTCCGTACGACCAGCTGCCCCAGACAATTAAGGACGCACTTCAGGTCACGCGGAGCATGGGCCTAAAGTACATCTGGATCGATGCGTTTTGCATCATCCAGGACAGCGACGAAGATAAGCAGAccgagatggccaagatgatgagcaTCTACCAGAAGACGCAGTTCACCATCTCGGTGGCGAGTGCCTCGGCCGCTACCGAGGGATTCCTCCAGACCAATTATCACGGCCCCAGCATTGGGGCCTTCTATCACCCCCTCCGGGTAGAGAAGGAGACAATAGGGTCGGTTCTCATTGCGGATAGCTCGTCATCATTCGCCAGCGTGGCCGCACACCAGCAACCCATCAACACCCGGGGCTGGACTCTCCAGGAGGCTCTGCTCACGCCCcggcttctcatcttcaccaacatGCACATGGTATGGAAATGCCAGGCTGGCTACCAGCCCGAGTTTCACGCTACCTCCCGAGATGCTCGCGAAAGACGCCGTGGGGACTATGGCCCCTGGGATGCTTGGTCCTCGCTCTGCGGCTACTCGTTTACTCGTCTCAAGGAGCTCGACGAGCTGGCCATCCTGGAAACTCCACGGGTTGGGGAGGAGTTCAACAGCCGTGGAGGCACTTACTCAACCTGGCACTTTATCCTGAACAAGTATACGACCAGGCAGCTCACCGAAGAGAGCGATCGACTACCtgccatctcggccatcGCACAGGCCTTTGCTGCCCATTTCAAGACTGAGTACTACGCCGGGCTCTGGGGACGCTTCCTAGTGCATGATCTCATGTGGGAGAATTGGCTTTCCAATCCCAATGCCACAAAATCAGGGGCACCGTCGTGGTCGTGGGCCACCATGAAAGGTGAGCTTCAGTACGACGGCGGTAACACCGACTATGCCCGAGCCGAGGTCATATCGTGCAAGACGACACCCGTGTCAGACAGGAATCCCTTTGGAGCAGTTACTGGCGGCGAGTTGGTGATCCGCGGACACCTGAACAAGCTGTGGCTCGATGCGGGCGAGTCAAACGGACGGACACTCTTTGACAACGAGGGTAACGCCATTCCCGATGTCGAGTTTATCAGCGATGGCGGGTCCGGAGACTGGAACCAAAACCGCACCACTGTGCTCTGCTTGGTCCTTGGCGACAAACCCTTTGCGACTAGGCACAGCAACTATCCAAACTGTTGCCCGAATTATATAACCATGTGTCCGCAGTCGATAAAGTGTCGGATGATGGTGCTGGTCGAGAGTTTGGACCGGACAGGCTGTTATCAGCGGATAGGACTAGCCAAAGCAGAGACGTATGAGAGGCCGCTCTGGTGGGAGAAGTGCCAGAGGGTAA
This genomic interval from Trichoderma breve strain T069 chromosome 7 map unlocalized scaffold00008, whole genome shotgun sequence contains the following:
- a CDS encoding heterokaryon incompatibility protein (HET) domain-containing protein, which translates into the protein MKTAQDFPHLKLCDPCSRLFTDYRDEARSDPNSTRYHMWYERSGYQYCRTRRELEHAAVSGCVFCKAVASRDRKYQQHEEDSVSSDNSEDRTERFLNEQRPVWYPSLDEELELSIRYNWVDNVLYIWSRSGIEWSGGDLAWSMYATPNDPAASVVHSQALLQDLGSPESFDEARGWMDECLTNHHDCPAHTPADLPTRLIEVSRLGEPESARLRETSGQKGHYCALSYCWGGDQALKTLRERYDRYQKELPYDQLPQTIKDALQVTRSMGLKYIWIDAFCIIQDSDEDKQTEMAKMMSIYQKTQFTISVASASAATEGFLQTNYHGPSIGAFYHPLRVEKETIGSVLIADSSSSFASVAAHQQPINTRGWTLQEALLTPRLLIFTNMHMVWKCQAGYQPEFHATSRDARERRRGDYGPWDAWSSLCGYSFTRLKELDELAILETPRVGEEFNSRGGTYSTWHFILNKYTTRQLTEESDRLPAISAIAQAFAAHFKTEYYAGLWGRFLVHDLMWENWLSNPNATKSGAPSWSWATMKGELQYDGGNTDYARAEVISCKTTPVSDRNPFGAVTGGELVIRGHLNKLWLDAGESNGRTLFDNEGNAIPDVEFISDGGSGDWNQNRTTVLCLVLGDKPFATRHSNYPNCCPNYITMCPQSIKCRMMVLVESLDRTGCYQRIGLAKAETYERPLWWEKCQRVTVTVV